A region of the Lysobacter sp. K5869 genome:
CAGCCGGTCGCGGTCGGCGGGGCTGAATCCCAGCAATTGTCGGCGGGCGTAGCGCACCAGGGCGCCGCCAGGGCGCACGGCGTCGATGCCGCCGTCTTGGTGGACGCGGGCGATGCGCGCCACGCGCCCAGCGAAGCCGACGCGCACGCCGTCGCCCTGCACCGTGGCTTTCAGGTGCCGCGCCTGTCGGATGCGTTGGAACATGGCGCGGCGACGAATGCGCCCGCCGCGTTCATCGCGCATGCGCCTGCGCGGCGCGTAGGCGCTGCCGTCCGGGTTTTGCTGTCGGGCGATGCGCTCTTGTTGCGAGCGGCGCAGATCGAGCGCCAGGGCGCGCAGCAGGCCGCGCCGCGCGGCCGGCGACAACGCCGCGACCAGCGGCCCGGCCCACTGTTCCAACGCCTCAAGATCGCTCACGGCTCGTCCAGGGGCATGCGCGGCTCGGGCCAGGGCTCGACGCGCTCCACGCCGTTTGCGTCGGTCGTAACGCCGATGCGCTCGCGCAGCGGCAGGCGGATTTGCACGTCGGCGCGTTCGTGGTCGATTACGTCCACCTCAAACGCCAGTTCGCCCCAGCGGTCGGGATGCGCGAGCAAATCCCACTGATTCGCCTGCACCCAACGCAGCACCGCCAGGAACAGCCGCGCGGCGTCGCCGACAAAATCGACCAACACCAACGAGAGCCGGTAGCGCAGTTCAAACGACGCATTGGGCTGCGCCGTGCTGATTACGCTGCCTTCCTCCACGAACACCAGCATGCGTTCGGGATCGGTCGACAGTTCCGGCAGCGCTGCCGCCAGATGCGCCCGCAGGCTCGCCGGCTTGTTCATCGGGCGCAGTGCTCGACCAGGGCGCGCACGTAGTCCTGCAAGCCGGTCACCTGCTCGGCGTTTTCGTGGGCGGTGGCGTAGTTGTCGGCGACGACGGCGGCAACATCAGAGAGCGCAACGCCTTCGGCGGGCGCATCAGGGTTTCCGGTGGCTGGGCCGGCGGGTTCGTTCGCGGCGGCGGCGTCGTGCAAGCGCACAAAGCCGACAGGCACAACGCAAGCAGCATCGGCGTTCGGGGTGACATAGACGGGAACCTCACGGGTGATGATTTGGGCTTTCTCGCGCACGACCTGCACGCGGTCCACGTAGCGCACTTCAATGCGCGCCTCGGCGCGGGCCAGATCGCGGGCGGCCTCGGCGTCGATCCGGGCGCGCTCGGCGCGCTCCGCGCGGCCCTGCGCGTCGCTGGCGCGTCGGTCGGCGTCGCGCAGGCGGCCGACCTGCAAAGCGCCGTAGACGCCGACCAGGGCGACCAGGACCAGCACCAGGCCAAAGAGCCGCGCGACCGGCCGGACCAGCTCCCAGGCAAGCGCGGGGCTCACGGGCCGATCCCGAACACGCGCAGGGCGGTTTTGGTGCGGGCGGCGCGGTCGGTCCAGCCGTTCGGAATCCGCGTGGTGTTGGTGCGGCCCAGGTTGAGTTTGCGGCTCACGGCCAAGGCGTCGTTGCCGTCCGCCAGCAGGTTCAAGCCGCGCCCGGCCCAGTACGCCGCCGCGATTTCCGCGCCGACCTCGACGGTTGCGGCGCGGTCGGGCTCGGCTTCAAGCGGCACGCCGATCAATCCGCCAATCCATCCGTAATTGGCGCGGCCGGTCAGTTGGACGGGGCTGCGGCCCCGGTAGCGGTAGCCGTCGCCGCTGGCTTCGTCGCCGTTGCCGAGGCGCAGCGCATAGGCGCGGCTGCCGATGCGCTCGGGCTGGCCGGCGTACTGCGCTGCGGTCGCCGGGCTGAAATAGTCCTCGAACACCTCCACCAGTCGCGACGCGGAGTAGTTCAGATTTTCCTCCAGGCGCAGCAATCCGCCGCTTTCGTGGCCGACTTGGGCGAGAAAGTGCGCGATGCGGCGCGGCGTGGTGATCGCGCGGCGGTGCATCGCGGCCATGAGCGGTTCGTGCCAGCGCACGGCGCGAGCGTGCGGGCACTGCACGGCGGCGGCCAATTGGGTTTCAGTGAACAGCATTGCGGCGACGGCTCCGAAGCGATGAGCGGGACAGGCGGGGGTGGCCGTGGGCGACGTAGCGCCACCACGGGCAAGGGACTTGCAGCGCCAGCAGGACGCACAGCGCGGCCCGCAGCACGCGTTCGTGGTCCGGCGCGGGTGCGACGCCAAGGACGGGTTGCAGGACGATCACGCCCGCGCCTGCGACGACGCCGACCAGGGCCAGCAGACGCGCGGCGTAGCGCGCCAGGGCTCCCAGCGCAGCGCCATCGATCGCGCGCACGCCCGCCGCGCGAAACGCGGTCCAGGCGCCGCGCAGGATGGCGCGGGCGGTCACGCGCACGTCGTCGTGCGCCGGGGCGTCCTTGAGCATCGCTAGGGCCGTGACCAGGGCGACCAGGGCGGTCAGCCAATCCGCGACGGTCATTCGGACTTGCCTCCCAGCTCGCGCCTAATCCGCTCGGCCAAGGCGTCGCCGACGACGGGAATCAGCGATTGGGAGAAGAACGCCACCAGCAGCGCCAGGGCGGGCGCCACGGGTTGCAGGAAGCCCAGACCAGGCACACTGGGCAGGACGATGGCGACGCAGGCGGAAACCGCCGCATACGCGAGCGCCAGCGCGTACAGGCGCCAGCGGGTGCCGCCGGGGCGGTTGACCAGCAGGCCGCAGGCGACCCCGGCAAAGGCCATGAACAGCACCGCCGCCGGCACACCGACGTGGGTCAGCGGCGAGGCCCAGGCGACCACACCGGCCGACGTGGACGCGGCGGCGGTGCCGCTTAGAACGGGAATGGACAGCAGCGGTTCGGTCGGTGTGGTCACAGGGCGAATCAGTCCCAAAGCTGGATGAGGGGGCGGGCATCGGGCGTGCGCGTTGCCGGGTCGGGAAGATCCACCCAGGTTCCATGCGGCAGCACCGGACCCAGATCGGCTAAGCCGGGATTGGCGATCAAGGCGGCTTCCACGACGCCAGCCGTGCGGCCCAGCACGCGCCAGCACAACGCGTCCAAGGTCTCTCCCTGCAACGCGTAGACGCGCACTAGATCAGTTCAACGACGGTGCGCGTTTGGCCGGTGATATCGCTCACGGCCCACGTCGCGTTGCGCCGCCACGTATCGGCGGCGGGGTCTTGATCGTCGGCGCGACGCTGGCCGCTGTCGGTGCTGTCGAAGTCGCGATAGCGCTCGATCACGTCGGCTTTTAGCAGGCAGGCCACGGCGCGGCGGTACAGCACCAACAGCCGCGATTCGCCGCCGATGCGCGAGGCCGGCACCGCCGCCAGCGAGGCATAGCCGGCGCCTTCATGGCCGGCGCGGAACTCGCGCAGGCGCGCATTGACCGCCAGGGCGGCGGCCATCGCCAGTTCGCGCAGGCGGTCGGCGGGCACGGTGCCGTCGATGCGGCCAGCAAGGCGCAGCGACGACAGCGACAGGTTGGGGAACCAGCCATCGTTTTGCAGGGTGTCGGCGTCCGGCGCTGTCTTGGCGGGCGCGGCGGCAATGAAAGCGCTCATGCAGGGATCCAGGTAAAAACGGCGGTGGGGGGCGGAAGCGGTAGGGGGAGAGAGGCCCGCGCTTCCGCCCCGCCGCCGTGGCGCGGGTGGGCGACTCGGGGTGACCGGGGCCGGCGTTACGAACGGCGCTTTCTGCGCTTCGCAACGCCCGGCGCCCCGGACGTGGTAAGGGGTTGTTTCAATGCACGGTCCAGCCGCTCGATTTCCTTTTTAACGCCAACGCGGTCGTGTAACTGCAAGGCGCGGCGCAGGTGTTCGCGGGCCGACTCGGCCCAGGGCCGCAAGGCGCCCGAATACGGCGCCTCGCCAGCCCGGCCCATGTGTTCGATGCCGATGGCCTTGTGCAGCTTGGCCCGCACTTCGTCCGGCATATCCGCCTCGCGGGTCATCGCCTCGGCCTGGGTCAACACGTCCAGATCGAACGCGGCGCCTGCGGCCTGGGCGAGCAACGCCGCGTCGGCGATTTCATCGCCGATGACGGTCGCGGTCGTGCGCTGGTAGTCGTCGGGCATCGCCAGATCGAAACGCAGCGCGTAGTCGGCGATGCGCAGCCCTTCAGCGAAGTTGCCGGCGTCCATGTGCCAGACCATGACCGTCATCAGCACCTTGTCCTGTCCGCCGCGCCCGCCCTGCAACACGCCGTCAACCCACGGCGCGTATTCGGGCAGGATGCGGCGCTTCATCTCCACCTTGCGTTCGACCGACTGCACCGTCTTGAGCCGTCGCCGATGCTCGCCCAACTGCATGAGCATCAGCTCATACGCGCTCGCGTCGATGGGTTCGCCGTGCGCCGCCGAAGCCGAAGCCTCGGCGGCGCGAACGCGCAGGTAGTGGGCTTTTGCCAGCGACATCGGTCAGCGCAGCAGTTCGATGTTTTCGACCAAGCAGCCGGCGCCGAAGTCCTCGACCACATACGCCTCGTTCGACGATTCGTAGTTCTCGATACAGTCGGTTTCCGGGCAGTCCTTGAAATAGCGTCGGCGGGCGCCCTCTTGGTAGTAGATCGAAAGGTTCTTCAGCGGCGTGATGAAGATCGCGTTATCGAGCATGAACGGAACTTGCGCCGCCGGCTTGCCGCCGACTTCCTGATTGCTGATGACGATGTTCGCCGACAGTTGTTCGCTGGGCGGAAGGTTCCCGTTGACCATCGGGAAATACTTGCGGTGCAGCAAGTCGGAACCCAGGATCGCAACGAGTGCGCCGCTCTTCTTGTGCCACGGGTCGATCAGACCATGCACCGCGTCCATGACCAGCGCATCCAGGTTCGCGAAGTCGCCGCCGGTGCCGACCGTGATCTTGCCGGCGGTCTTGCCGTCCTTGAGGACGCGGGCCGGCGCCTGCTCGCGGTAGTGCTGCAACCACCCCTTGTTCACGTCGTCCAGAAACGGGAACTTGGCCAGATCGGTATTCGGCGCCGCGTGCGTACCGTTGAAGCCGATGGAAATGCGGTCGAGCGCGCAGCGATCCAGCACCGCATTGCGGCACATCGCCTGAAAGTTCGGAAACTTCGCCCAGGCGTCCAGCTTCCAATACTTCAGGTGGGTGTCGAAGTTGGTCTTCTGGCACTCGTAGCCGGTCGAGTCCAGCGAAGTCGGATCGCGGGTCGTGCGCTTGCCGACATTGGTATCGGTGCGGCTGGCGATGGGGGCGCCGATGCCCAGGCCGATTTTCTGGCCCTTGATCTCGGTCACCGGCATGATGTTGATGGACTTGAGGAACGAGGAACTTTCCTGCATGCGCGCTTCCATCGTCTGCTGCACGCTGGGCGTTACGTTGAAGCTCTTGTAAGGGTCGGCGGTGCCGTTGAGGTTCGCCACTTGGGCGACGTAGCTGTCGAATCGCTGTCGGGTAATGCCTTGCATGGTGTCCGCTTGTGTGGGGTGACGGTAGGGCGTGCGGTCGGTCGGCGCGGATCAGCAGTCGGTCAGGTCGTCGCCGCCGCCGCCAATCGCGGACGGCCGCGCAGGAACGCCGTTCGGCGTGCTGTCCAGCAGGCCGCGCAGCTCGGCGAGTTGGGTTGCGGTATCGGTCTTGAACTGCGCCAGCGCGTCGCGGGTGGCGACAGCAATGCGGTCAGCTTCGGCGGCGGCGGTGGCGACGGTTTCGACGGCGCGGGTCACGTCGGTGAAACGCGAATCGTCGCTGGCCGCGCGGCGGCTCAGGAGCGAACGCACCTTGTTGAACAGCGATTCGCCCTGCGGCGCCGGCTCGGCTTCGTCCTCAAACGACAGTTCGACCGGCTCGGCGACGGTGAAGACATTGGCGGGGCTGTGCTTGCGGCGGCCTAGGGTGGATTCGGGATTGGACGCGCAGAACGACAACGCTTCGGTGCCCAGGCTCGCGGGGCTGTCGGTGACGGCCAAGCCGACGAGATAGGCGCGGCCGGAATCGGCGAAGTCGGGATCGATCTCAATCGACGAATACAGCTTCTGGCTGTTCTTGTTCAGCGCGATCAGCGACGGCAACGGCGCGACCTGGGCGAACAGCGCCAGCCGTTCCGCGCCGTCGATGACGACGGTCTCCGTCTTGAGCGACAGCACGTCGCCGTAGGCGCCGAACTGCGAATCGGCGGACACGCCCCGGATATGTTCCAGCCACACACGCGCCGGGTATTTCTCACGGTTGTAGGTCGCCGCGGCGTCCAGCAGCCACGACCGTTCGATGGTGCGCTTATCGCAGGTCTTACCCTCGACCGCGACCCGGAAAAACCTGCTCTTGCTTGCCACGAATAACCCCGAACGTGTGTGCTTTCGATGGATTCATGGTCGGCGGCGGACGCGGTTTGTCCAACGGATACGCCGCGTGTAACGCGCTTACACCGACGCAAGCAATGCAGGCCACACGCGCGCGCGACTTAGCTTTTGCGGATGCTTTCTCTCGCACCCGCTCCGCACATCGATCAACGCCGCAGCGCCCGTGCGCTCTATTGGCAGGGCTGGCGCGTGACCGACATTGCGCAAAGCCTCGGCCTCAAGCGGACCACGGTCGAAAGCTGGAAAACGCGCGACGCCTGGGACGACGCACCGCCGATTGCTCGCGTTGAAGCCTCGATAGAGGCGCGCTTGACGCAATTGGTCCTGAAGGAAGTCAAGACCGGCGGCGACTACAAGGAAATTGACCTGCTTGGCCGGCAGATCGAGCGGCTAGCGCGCGTGCGGCGCTACGGCGAGCCCGGCGGCCACGAAGGCGACTTGAATCCGAACATCGAGCGGCGCAACGCCAAGCCCAAGCGCAAGCCGGTGCGCAACGTGTTCAGCGACGATCAGAAGGCGCATCTTCTGCGCACGTTCGATCAGCAGCTATTCGGCTATCAACGCACGTGGCGCAAGGCCGGGTTGACCGAGCGAATCCGAAATATTCTGAAGTCGCGACAGATCGGCGCAACGTTCTACTTCGCCCGCGAAGCGTTGGTAGACGCGTTAGAGACCGGGCGAAACCAAATCTTCCTGTCGGCGAGCAAGAAGCAGGCGCACGTTTTCCGCCAGTACATCATCGAGTTTGCGCAAACGGCCGACGTTGACCTGTCGGGCGATCCGATCGTGCTGCCCAACGGCGCAACGCTGTACTTCCTCGGCACGAACATGCGCACCGCGCAGAGCTATCACGGCAATCTGTACTTTGACGAATACTTTTGGACGTTCCAGTTCGCAGCGTTGCAGAAGGTCGCCGCCGGCATGGCCTTGCATAAGCAATGGCGGCAAACGTATTTCTCCACCCCGTCCAGCGTCACGCACGAAGCCTATGCGTTCTGGACTGGCGAGCAGTTCAACAAGGGCCGCCCGCGCGACCAGCGCATCAAGCTCGATGTGTCGCACGACGCCTTGCAGCACGGCCTGCGCTGCGCGGACGGACATTGGCGCCAGATTGTTACTGTCATGGACGCGGCGCGGTTGGGCTGCGACCTGTTCGACCTGGAGGCGTTGCGCAAGGAAAAGAGCCCCGAGGAATGGGCGAACCTGCTTATGTGCGAGTTCGCCGACGACACGGCGTCGGTGTTCCCGCTCGCCGAATTGCAGCGGTGCTTTGTCGATTCCTGGGAAGCCTGGGAGGACTACAAGCCGTTCGCGATGCGCCCGTTCGGCTATCGCGAAGTCTGGATCGGCTACGACCCCGCGTTGAGCAGCGACAGCGCCGGCCTAGTGGTCGTAGCGCCGCCCGCCGTGCCCGGCGGCAAGTTCCGCGTGCTGGAAAAGCACCAGTGGCGCGGCATGGACTTCAAGGTTCAGGCCGAGCGCATCCGTAAGATTACGCAACAGTACAACGTGACGTATATCGGCATCGACGCAACCGGCGTCGGCGCGGGCGTGTACCCGCTGGTGCGCGACTTCTTCCCGGCCGCGCGAAATATTACGTACTCGGTCGAAACCAAAACCCGCATGGTCCTGAAAGCCAAGGACGTGATCGGGAGCGGTCGCCTGGAGTTCGATGCGTCGTGGTCCGACTTGGCGCAGGCGTTCATGGCGATTCGCAAGACCATGACCGCGAGCGGCCGGCAGGCCACGTTTGAAGCGAGCCGCAGCGACGACATTGGGCACGCCGACCTCGCGTGGGCGGTGATGCACGCACTTGACCATGAACCGCTCAGCGGCGACAGCCCGCGCGGAAAATCCATTGTGGAGATGTTTTGATGACTGCTGCACCCCAAGCCGCCGACACAACGCCGAAGGCGGCGAAGGCGCAGGCGTTTACCTTCGGCGATCCGGTGCCAGTGCTGGACAAACGCGGCGTACTGGATCATGGCGAATGCGTGCGCGTCGGCCGCTGGTACGAACCGCCCGTATCCATGAGCGGCCTTGCAAGTGCGTTCCGATCCAGCCCGCACCACGCGTCGGCGATCTATACGAAGTGCAATATCCTGTCCTCGACGTTCGTTCCGCACCGACTGCTCAGCGGCGATCAGTTCGAGCGCTTGGCGCTGGATATGATCGCGCTGGGCAATGCCTACTTGGAACGGCGCAACGCCCGCAGTGGCAAGGCAATTGCGCTTAAGCACTCGCTTGCGGTCTACACGCGACGCGGCATTGAGGACGGCGCCTACTACTTCACCCAGGGCGGCGAGGAACACGAATTCGCGCGCGACTCGGTATTCCAGTTCATCGAACCGGACTTGACCCAAGAGCTTTACGGCGTGCCGCAGTACGTCGGCGCGTTGCAGTCGGCGTTCCTCAACGAGTCGGCGACGCTGTTCCGGCGCCGCTACTACCTCAACGGCAGCCATGCCGGTTTCATCATGTACGTAAACGACGCCGCGCAGGATCAAGCCGACATTGACGCCATGCGCCAAGCGCTGCGCGACTCCAAGGGCGTCGGCAACTTCCGCAATCTGTTCCTGTACTCGCCGAACGGGAAAAAGGACGGCGTGCAGGTGATTCCGATCAGCGAGGTTGCGGCGAAGGATGAATTCCTGGGCATCAAGGGCGCGACGCGGGATGACATTCTGGCCGCGCATCGCGTGCCGCCGCAGTTGCTAGGCATGCCGCCGAACAACACGGGCGGGTTTGGCGACGTGGAGAAGGCCGCCCGCGTGTTCGCTCGCAATGAGTTGATCCCTTTACAAGCGCGATTTCGACGCATCAATGAATGGGTGGGCGAGGAAGTTGTCCGTTTCATTCCATACGCACTCGGGGAGTAGACCCCGAGGCGCTGAAACTTCATCTTTGGCCGGTGACGCCAGCCGACAGCAAGCTTTGATGTTCGGCCAGGAAGAACTGGATATAGCTTCTTGTCAGGTTGCAGAACAGACGCGCTTGCTGCGGATCTATCGCCACATTTGAACTAAGGTCCATGCCGTGACGCACGCCGCCGCCAGTTGGCGAGGATAGATAACCGTGCATGGTCGTTACCCAGTTCAAAATCTGATCTAGCGTCGTGCCCGGGCGTTTGTTGCGCAAGTCCCGGATGATCGTATTGAAATACTTTCCTTCAATTTTTCCGGATTCGGTTTCTACCCCACGTAATGCTGTCGAAACAGTCTCCAGCAGCCACACAACTTCCTGCACAGCTTCACGCCCGCGCCCTTCTAGTAGCAGCACCTCAGACCTAGCCAAGGAAGCCTCGATAGTGCTTTTAGCCTGCTCAGCCATCGTAGGCGCTTCGACCTTTACTGGAATCGCGATAGTAGTGAGGTCGCGGGGAAGTAGGTCAGGCGGACGAATTTCGTAGCCGATGTTGTGCTTGGCTAATACAACGTTTATGCCCGAGGCGTCAGGAGCGAACAAACCCTGCGCCTGAATCTCCTGGCAAGCGTTAAAAAACCTCTCGATGAATAGTGGTGCGGTATTGGAGCCCAGTGTCATCGCGTGGCGTAAGTCACTTTCGGCCCAGCCTTCGTTTGAACTACGGCTATCAATGCCGAAATGCGTTTTGAAATGCTCCAGCATTTCCCACCGATCACCTTGCCCGCTGATTCGGTCAATGATGTCAACGAACTCCAGCACGGCCTCGGGAGGGATCGCGGAATAGATGTACTGGCCGTCTGCGGGAGGCTGGAACCGCCACGAACCCGGGAAGCGAAGCCCCACTTTATGCTCCCCGGCCGATTCGCTTTAGCACTTCTTGATGCTCCTGCAGCACGGAACTGGAACTTGACTTTGACCTATCCGCAACGCGGCCGAACCTTGCGATTTCTTCCCGAGCCCGGTCGTAATGATGAAGCCCAACCAGTGACGCAACGAGGCCGGATGAAGCTAGCGCATCAGATGGGCGCAACCGAGTCAACGCAGTGAAGGCCGTTTCTCCCAGCGTCCAATCTTGAGTGCGCGTCGAGATGCCGGCGAGCAATAGCCACGCGCGCGCTTCGTCTGGGTCGCTGTCCGTTAAAGCGATCAGCAAGGCCCTAGCTCTATCGATCTCGCCGGCCTCAAGCAGCCCCTTAATTTCCTCAATGCTCATGTTCTTTCCTGTCAAAGTTCGTCCATGCAGCGCCAGCTAACGCACCCTAGCATGCAGCGTGCCCGGCTACCGCCCCAAACATTGGGCATATCAGGATCGGTTTGCGCGCGGTCGCATAGCTTTTCGCATGCGGCAATTTCTTTCGCGCAACTGTTCTCTTCTTCCTCATCGGGACACACCGCCTGACCAATCAGATTACCGGCAGCACCGCCAACCGCCGCGCCGAGTAGGCCACCGGCTTTGCTTCCGGCGACAGCACCGCCGGTGCCTGTCGCAGCTGCGCACGCTAGCGCACCGGGACCGGACGGGCTGCACACCAAGCCGCCCGCCGCGCCGCCGGCCGCAGCTCCCGCCAGCCCGCCACCATAGTAGCCCGCTGCCCCCACGCACACCGCGCCACCTGTCGTGTACGCGGCGACGCAAGCCGCATTCTTCGCCAGCCCCAAGGGGTCGTAGTACATGAGCGGGCTATTGGACACGTAGGCGTAGGTGCTAGGTCCGTCATGCAATCCGAGGGGGTCGGATTGGAGGAAGCGCGCGAACGCCGAATTGCTGGTGATAGCGAGTGCGCAAAGCAATGCCGTGCACGCGATAAGTTTTGAACGGTTCATGGGTTTCGTCCTTGATTGAGTTTCGCTTGATTGACGCCGCGCCGATACTTCGCTTTTTCTTTCTGTTGCTCGGCCCGCCAGCCTAACGCCTCAGCCTTGGCGAAGGCAGCGCTATTACAGCTCGCCAATGCTGCAAGGTCTTGTTGTTGCGCCGGGGTTAGCGCCTGCTGCGGTTGGCCGTCATAGCGCTTTCGAGCCAGCCGGCCGCACGCGCTGCCCCTGTGCAAGATGGCTGATACATTGCGCGGATCGCTTTTCAGTACCATGTCCGCTACCGCTAGGCGCTGTTCATTCGCGCCGCTCTTGCTGTAGTGCTCCAATAGCGTTTCCAGCGTGACGCCTAACGACTCTTTCGGCGACAAGGTGCGTAGATAGATGCCGCTTTTGATCGCCGTCGCGGTGATGTTCAGTTCCTTGCGATAGCTGTCGTCGGTTTTTGTGCCGAAGCTCGTGGCCTCGATGTTGACCCATTGGCCGCCGTCAACCTTCGCCCGTGCAAACAGATGGTGCGGCGCGACCGCTAGCGAAGCGTCCAGCCCGATGCGTTGCGCGAGAATCGCAAACAGGATCGGCATCGAGACGCAATTGCCCTTGCGGGTGGCGAGATACGTTGCGAGTAGTTTGTTTCGTATGTCCTCGCCGAACGGGTCATCCAGGTCATAGCGAAAGGGTCGTGCATCGTTCCAAGGCCCAGGCTGCGCCAGCGAGTCCACGAGGATTCGCAATTTTTCGCGCCGGCTTGCCCCGACGGGTATACGGGCCTGGATTGCACGCGTAAGGGAGTCCAACTGACGCAACGTCACGGCTTCATCGGTGCGCGGATCAATCAGTCGGTCAATCGCGATCTTGGCGCGGGCCAAGTCCAGTTGCGCATCCGGTGTCGCCAAGACGCGGCGCACCTGGGCGAGCGGATCGGACGGACTTGCGATTGCAGAAGGAACAGCGAAAGCAAGCGCAAGGCCGCATGCCGCGAAGAATTGCGGGGCGCGCCAACGTCTTCGTTTTCTCATGCCATCCTCCATGATGGGCTAAGTTGCGAACAGGTCGGTTACATCAGTGACATTTTCAGCGCTTTGTCTGTTTGCTCTTGGTTCTGTTGCTGTTGTTGCTGCTGCGCCTGTTCCTGCGCTTGCTTTTGCGTCTGCTCGTAGTTGAATTGTTCCGTTTCGCGAACGGTGTCCTGCAAGGGGGGCGCCTGCTGGGAAACATCAATGGCGGTATGGAAGCCCTCGACCTTTCCGCCCATCCAAAGCGTATCGCCGACGAGGGCGACCGGGCCGAGGCGGTCAACGTCTTGGATGCCGTTGCACTTCGCCGCCAGCATCGCCGCTGCCGCGTGTTCGTCCGATAGCCCTCCGGGCACGTTCGCGCGAATCTTCGCGATCATCGCTTGATCGCTTCGCGAGAAGTGCGACAGGTCAATGGCCGGCTCAGGCTCGGGCGCTGCCGGCTGCGGTGTCGGCGCAGGGGCCATGCGGTCGGCCAACTCGGCCGCGTGGCGGGGAGTCGTCGCCGGTTCGATAGGCGTCGGAGCCCCGGCCATCGCGGGCGGTATCGACGGGACCGGGCTAGGCTCAGGCGACGAAGGCCGGGCATCGGGCGTCGCTCGCTCGGGGTCGGCGCGGGGGGCTTCTGGAATGCTCGCCGATTCGTCGGAACGGTCCTGGCGGCGTGCGCGGTCCTGTTCGGCGCGCTCGCCCGGTTGGGTCGGCGCGGATGGCTCCGGCTCTGAGCGGCGCGCCTCGCGTGAATTCTGCGGGGCTGCGCGGTCGTCGCGGTCTGCGGGTGGGGGTGTCGGTGCGACGGATGCAGGGGCCTCGTCGTAGGCGCGTGCGGGCGTTTCCCGCTCGGTTTTCGGTTCGTCCGGTTCGCGTTGGACGCCGGACGCTGGGCGAACTGCGCGGGTCTGCTGGGCGACGGCGAGCGCTTGCACGGTATCGGGGTCGACCACGCCCGTTGACGGCAGTCGATTTGCCTCCTGGAACTGGCGCACGCCGTGTTCCGTTGCCGCGTCGAACTGCCCATGTTGCGGCAGCGGGGATTCCCCCGGCCCTCGATAGCCCATGCGATCCAGGCGGTATTGCAGCAACGCCACGTCCTGGCCCTCGCTTCCGCGCCGCAGGGCATCGTCCTGGCCGCTCGGCGGCGCTGGCGTGGCCTGCGCGTCGTTTTGCGCCGGCAGTGACCGCGGCGACGCCTGGGCTTCGGCTGCGGGCTGCTCGGGCTCTACGGGTTTGCGCGCTTCGTCTGCGCGGGCCTGGACCTGGGCGGCATCCGCTGACGGTTCCGCCTTTGGCGGCAGGGGCGCGGCTGGTTGGCTAGGGGCCGGCGACGATGGCGCGGGGGTTGGTTGCGCGTCCTGCCGTGGCGCGGCCTGGGCGCGGTCGGCGTCAATGGGGCGGGTAACGATTTCCGGTTCGCGATCCGCCGCAATCGCCGCTGCGGCGGCCGCCTGCTGGGCGGTCAACTGCACGTCATCGCGCGACAGGCCGAGCCGGTTTGCCTCGCGCAGCGCTTGTTCCTGCGCCTCGCGCTGCTGCGGCGACAACGCCTCAATGCGCAACTCGGGTGTGTCCGGGACCGGAGCCGGGCGCGCCTGGACTTCCGTCAGCGCTTGCGCGAT
Encoded here:
- a CDS encoding phage tail protein, whose product is MNKPASLRAHLAAALPELSTDPERMLVFVEEGSVISTAQPNASFELRYRLSLVLVDFVGDAARLFLAVLRWVQANQWDLLAHPDRWGELAFEVDVIDHERADVQIRLPLRERIGVTTDANGVERVEPWPEPRMPLDEP
- a CDS encoding glycoside hydrolase family 19 protein → MFTETQLAAAVQCPHARAVRWHEPLMAAMHRRAITTPRRIAHFLAQVGHESGGLLRLEENLNYSASRLVEVFEDYFSPATAAQYAGQPERIGSRAYALRLGNGDEASGDGYRYRGRSPVQLTGRANYGWIGGLIGVPLEAEPDRAATVEVGAEIAAAYWAGRGLNLLADGNDALAVSRKLNLGRTNTTRIPNGWTDRAARTKTALRVFGIGP
- a CDS encoding GPO family capsid scaffolding protein translates to MASKSRFFRVAVEGKTCDKRTIERSWLLDAAATYNREKYPARVWLEHIRGVSADSQFGAYGDVLSLKTETVVIDGAERLALFAQVAPLPSLIALNKNSQKLYSSIEIDPDFADSGRAYLVGLAVTDSPASLGTEALSFCASNPESTLGRRKHSPANVFTVAEPVELSFEDEAEPAPQGESLFNKVRSLLSRRAASDDSRFTDVTRAVETVATAAAEADRIAVATRDALAQFKTDTATQLAELRGLLDSTPNGVPARPSAIGGGGDDLTDC
- a CDS encoding head completion/stabilization protein; the protein is MSAFIAAAPAKTAPDADTLQNDGWFPNLSLSSLRLAGRIDGTVPADRLRELAMAAALAVNARLREFRAGHEGAGYASLAAVPASRIGGESRLLVLYRRAVACLLKADVIERYRDFDSTDSGQRRADDQDPAADTWRRNATWAVSDITGQTRTVVELI
- a CDS encoding phage major capsid protein, P2 family produces the protein MQGITRQRFDSYVAQVANLNGTADPYKSFNVTPSVQQTMEARMQESSSFLKSINIMPVTEIKGQKIGLGIGAPIASRTDTNVGKRTTRDPTSLDSTGYECQKTNFDTHLKYWKLDAWAKFPNFQAMCRNAVLDRCALDRISIGFNGTHAAPNTDLAKFPFLDDVNKGWLQHYREQAPARVLKDGKTAGKITVGTGGDFANLDALVMDAVHGLIDPWHKKSGALVAILGSDLLHRKYFPMVNGNLPPSEQLSANIVISNQEVGGKPAAQVPFMLDNAIFITPLKNLSIYYQEGARRRYFKDCPETDCIENYESSNEAYVVEDFGAGCLVENIELLR
- a CDS encoding tail protein X, whose protein sequence is MRVYALQGETLDALCWRVLGRTAGVVEAALIANPGLADLGPVLPHGTWVDLPDPATRTPDARPLIQLWD
- a CDS encoding phage virion morphogenesis protein — protein: MSDLEALEQWAGPLVAALSPAARRGLLRALALDLRRSQQERIARQQNPDGSAYAPRRRMRDERGGRIRRRAMFQRIRQARHLKATVQGDGVRVGFAGRVARIARVHQDGGIDAVRPGGALVRYARRQLLGFSPADRDRLRERLVAHLAGGADAF
- the gpM gene encoding phage terminase small subunit — its product is MSLAKAHYLRVRAAEASASAAHGEPIDASAYELMLMQLGEHRRRLKTVQSVERKVEMKRRILPEYAPWVDGVLQGGRGGQDKVLMTVMVWHMDAGNFAEGLRIADYALRFDLAMPDDYQRTTATVIGDEIADAALLAQAAGAAFDLDVLTQAEAMTREADMPDEVRAKLHKAIGIEHMGRAGEAPYSGALRPWAESAREHLRRALQLHDRVGVKKEIERLDRALKQPLTTSGAPGVAKRRKRRS